The following DNA comes from Estrella lausannensis.
ACTTTATAGAGAACACAAGATTCATTTTGGATAGCTACAAACATGCTTATGTTCAAGGGGATAATAAAGTAAAAAAAATGCTTGAAGAATCTTACTGGTTATTAGCAGGAAATGACGCTCTTCAGTATTATTTTTCGAATGATTCAGATAGGGGATTGCACTCTAAGACGCTCACGGTTTTCGACCATAAGACAGCTGATGGCTTGTCGGTTTTGCCGTGCTATGACAACGGAGAACATATGGTGAGGGGCCAAAAAGTAAATGGCCACGATAAAAATGGTGATGTTACTAGGTTTCGCGCACGTTTCTTCGCCTGCGGACTAGATAATGCCTGGTATAAATTAAACAAGTCAAAGTGAGTTTAACAAGAGGTAGGATTATGCTCCCATTAACGAACCATTTCCTGATCTTCACCCCTAAAGAAGTCAGCATCGACATGGAGGCAGACTGCGATGGCGAAGTAAAGAAACTGCGTCTCTCTGTCCTTGCCCGCAAAGTGGATGTTAGCGGTGTGGCTATTTGGAAGATCAAAGTCGTGGCGGCAGGAGAGGCTATCAAAGATAAAATTGTTCAAAAAGAGTTTGATGCAAGCACTTCCCGTCGGTTTCTACTCAATATAGGAATCTTTGATCCCTTGTACCTTCCAGAGGATGGTGTTACTCTCAACTTAGCGCCGCTTCTTTCCCAAAGCAGGCCCCTCGGTGAGCTGAAAGAAAAAGATATTTGCACTCTAGAGACTGAATATCAGGGCGGACTCGTTTTTGATATTGAATCGCATCTCAAGCGGGAGATTAAAGAGGTTTCTTGATAAAAACCGCGATTCTGATTATTTGAGTCTGTCAATTTTTTTGTGTAAATCATTTCATTGGTTTGTCAAACCAAGACGGTCACCGTAGGCAATCGCCAAATAGGAAATCACTGTTTTCCATTCACGTATCGGCATAGTCCATTTTTTGGCTACATCACGGATCGCCAAATACAGAGCTTTGAACAACGCCTCATCAGTTGGGAAAACAGCCTTGCTTTTTGTCACCTTCCGGAATTGCCTATGCAGCGATTCTACGCAATTTGTGGTATAAATCATACGCCGAATAGGGGCAGAAAACTCGAAAAATGTCTTCACGTTTTCCCAGTGCGTAATCCATGGCTTGACTGCTAGTGGATAATCCGCCTCCCAGCGCATCCGCAGCTTTTCAAGATTCTGCTCCGCAAGTTCAAGGGTACTTGCTCCATATACCTCTTTAAGCCCCGTCATAAATGGTTTCGAGTGCTTTGTAGGAATAAATTTTATAGAATTTCTGATCATATGAATCACGCATAGCTGGATTTTCACATCAGGGAAAATCGCCCTTATAGCGTCAGGCAAGGCTTTCAGCCCGTCAATGCACGCTATCAGAATATCTTTGACTCCGCGGTTCTGTAAATCAGTGCAGACCTTCAACCAGAATTTAGCCCCCTCCGATTCCCCGATCCAAAGGCCCAGAACATCCTTTTTCCCTTCAGTATCAATCCCAAGGCAAGTATAGGCAGCTTTAGAAACGACCTTTCCGCCTTCTTTTACTTTGTAGTGGATAGCATCGAAGTAAACAATGGGATACACAGGCTGAAGCGGCCTTCCTTGCCAATCAGTTGCAACCTCGACAACTTTTTCGGTGATGTTCGAGATCATCGCAGGAGATATCTCAAATCCATAAAGCTCTTGGATATGCGATTGTATATCCCGCGTAGTCATTCCTTTGGCGTACATTGAAATGATCTTATCATCAAAAGAGCTGATGCTTCTTTGATGTTTTTTTACAGCGATAGGCTCGAATTCAGCATTGCGATCTCTGGGTATTTCCAGATCAATTTGGCCGTAATTGCTTTTGACTGTTTTTTTGGATCGTCCGTTACGGGTGTTTCCCGATAGGTGCCCCTCATGGGAAT
Coding sequences within:
- a CDS encoding IS256 family transposase; the encoded protein is MNLPANFDLQAELSKCKTADDLTGKNGLIQRLIGKMLEQMLQKEMDEHLGYEKHSHEGHLSGNTRNGRSKKTVKSNYGQIDLEIPRDRNAEFEPIAVKKHQRSISSFDDKIISMYAKGMTTRDIQSHIQELYGFEISPAMISNITEKVVEVATDWQGRPLQPVYPIVYFDAIHYKVKEGGKVVSKAAYTCLGIDTEGKKDVLGLWIGESEGAKFWLKVCTDLQNRGVKDILIACIDGLKALPDAIRAIFPDVKIQLCVIHMIRNSIKFIPTKHSKPFMTGLKEVYGASTLELAEQNLEKLRMRWEADYPLAVKPWITHWENVKTFFEFSAPIRRMIYTTNCVESLHRQFRKVTKSKAVFPTDEALFKALYLAIRDVAKKWTMPIREWKTVISYLAIAYGDRLGLTNQ